The Fundulus heteroclitus mitochondrion, complete genome genome includes a region encoding these proteins:
- the ND6 gene encoding NADH dehydrogenase subunit 6, whose protein sequence is MMYMMYFLLFGLVLGLAAVASNPSPYFAALGLVVVAGIGCGVLIWHGGSFLSLILFLIYLGGMLVVFAYSAALAAEPYPEGWGSWPVLGLMLGYLLGVVSVGTLFSSSMYDESWMVCDEFGEFYFVRGDMEGVATLYSSGGFMLAMGVWVLLVTLFVVLELTRGMSRGTLRAV, encoded by the coding sequence ATGATATACATAATGTATTTTTTATTATTTGGTCTTGTATTAGGGTTGGCGGCAGTTGCATCTAATCCTTCTCCCTACTTCGCAGCATTAGGTCTAGTTGTAGTAGCAGGTATTGGCTGTGGCGTATTAATTTGACATGGGGGAAGCTTCTTATCATTAATTTTATTTCTGATTTACTTAGGAGGTATGTTAGTTGTGTTTGCATACTCAGCCGCTTTGGCGGCTGAGCCCTATCCGGAGGGGTGAGGGAGCTGGCCAGTATTAGGGCTCATGTTGGGATATTTATTAGGGGTGGTAAGTGTAGGAACATTATTTAGCAGTAGTATATATGACGAAAGTTGAATAGTTTGTGATGAGTTTGGAGAGTTTTATTTTGTACGAGGGGACATAGAGGGTGTGGCCACATTATACTCGTCAGGAGGTTTTATATTAGCGATAGGTGTTTGAGTTCTTTTAGTAACATTATTTGTTGTTCTTGAATTAACCCGTGGAATGAGTCGAGGCACGCTTCGTGCGGTTTAA